The genome window CCGATCGTCGCCGATGAGGCGCGCACCTTTGGCATGGCCAACCTGTTCAAGCAGATTGGCATCTATTCCAGTGTCGGCCAGTGTTACGAGCCAGAAGACATCGGCTCGATCCTCAGCTACCGCGAAGCCACCGACGGGCAGATTCTGGAGGAGGGTATCAGCGAAGCCAGCGCCATCAGTTCCTGGGTGGCGGCGGCCACCAGTTATTCGGTGCATGGCCTGCGCATGTTGCCGTTCTACATCTATTACTCGATGTTCGGATTCCAGCGCGTCGGCGATCTGATCTGGGCCGCCGCCGATCAACGTGCCCGTGGCTTCCTGCTCGGTGCCACCGCCGGGCGCACCACCTTGGGTGGCGAAGGGTTGCAGCATCAGGACGGCAGCAGCCATCTCAGCGTCGCCACCGTGCCCAACTGCCGCGCCTACGATCCGGCGTTTGCCGGCGAGTTCGCGGTGATTCTCGACCACGGCATGCGCCAGATGCTCGAACACGACGTGGACGAGTTCTACTACGTCACCCTGATGAACGAAAACTACCCGCAACCAAGCCTGCCCGCAGGTGTAGAGGCGGCGATTATCAAGGGCATGTATCGCCTGGAGGGCGGTGTCGACGCTCAGGTGCGCCTGCTCGGTTCCGGCACCCTGGTGCGTGAGGCCCAGGCAGCCGCGCAGTTGTTGGCCGAGGATTGGCAAGTGGCTAGCGAGGTGTTCAGCGTCACCAGTTTCAGCGAGCTGGCGCGCGAAGCGCGCGACGTCGAGCGCTGGAATCGCCTGCACCCGCAGGCCGCCAAGCGTTGCAGCCATGTCCAGGACTGCTTGCCCCACGGCGCACCGGTGATTGCGGTGTCCGACTATGTACGCGCGGTGCCGCAGATGATCGCTTCGTACCTGGACGCCAGCTACACCGTGCTCGGCACCGATGGGTTCGGTCGCAGTGATACTCGGGCGGCGTTGCGTGATTTCTTTGAGGTCGATCGGCACCACATTGTGCTGGCGGCGCTGACGGCGTTGGTGGAGCAGGGAAGCCTGGAGGCGCGGGTGTGCCAGGAAGCGATTGCACGCTATGGCTTGCAGACGGAGCGGGATGCGTCCTGGGTTGGCTGACTGGCGCACACCAAAGTGGGTGCGGGCTTGCTCGCGAATGCGCTGAATCCGTCGGCTGATTTATTGACTGACAGACTGCATTCGCGAGCAATGTTGCGGACTTTCAACCTTCAAGTGTACGGCTTGGTTGTTCTCCTCAGTGCTGCAGGTAAATGAAGGGCCTGAATTATCAGCCAGCTTATTTCCAGATCTGTCTGTCAGCTCATCGTGACAACGCGTCAATGCTGTGTGACAAGTCGGGCCAGCCCCCACATTTCACTTTAGGGGATCCAAAGGTGGCTGTCTTGAAAGCGCGTCTCAAAATGACCTGGGTACCTACTGAACAACCTAGATTGAGTTTTTATAGGGGGAAAAAAGAGCGGCAGCCGGCCGCTGTTTGAAACGTCGGTGACTCACGCCTCACCAAATCCAATGATAGCTTTGGTTTCAAGGTACTCTTCAAAGCCGTGTACACCGTACTCTCGACCATTGCCCGAGCGCTTGTAGCCACCGAAGGGCGCCATTGGATTCCACGCGGGGTAGTTCAGGTGCACTTGACCTGCACGAATGCGAGAGGCAACAGCCCGTACAAGATCAAGGTTCTGCCCCTGAACATGGGCGCCCAGCCCATAGATCGTATCGTTTGCGATAGCGACCGCCTCATCGACCGTCTCATACGCAATGATGCACAACACGGGACCAAAAATTTCCTCTTGAGCGATCCGCATTGCAGAGTCCACCTCGGAGAAAACAGTCGGTCGGGTAAAAAAGCCTTTCTCAAAACCCGGCACGCGTCCTGGCCCACCGCAAACCAGTTTTGCACCCTCGTCCAGGCCCAGCTTGATCATGGCTTGAACGCGATTGAATTGTGCCTCGTTGGCAATGGGGCCCAGTATCGTATCTTCCGATTGCGGGTCACCCACGATGATTGCATTGGCGGTTGCCGCAGCCAGCGACTCAACTTCTGCCAGGCGGTTTTTTGGAACGATCATTCTTGTCGGCGCGCTGCAGGATTGCCCTACGTTGCGAAATGCAGACATCACCCCCAAGGGCACGGCTTTGGCGAAATCGGCGTCGGGCAGCAGAAGGTTTGGGGACTTGCCTCCCAACTCCTGTGTAACGCGTTTCACCGTGGGCGCCGCCGCTTGCGCAACCAGTGCGCCAGCGCGGTTAGAGCCGGTGATTGAAATCATATCGATATCGGCATGCGCCGCCATGGCCGCGCCGACCTCGGAGCCGCTTCCGTTCACCAAGTTGAAGACACCGGGCGGGAGGCCTGCGTCGTGTACCAGTTGGGCAAAAAGAAGGGCGCTCAGGGGGGACAGTTCGCTGGGTTTCAACACCACTGTGCAACCGGCAGCTATCGCCGGGGCGACTTTCGCGGTGATTTGATAAAGCGGCCAGTTCCACGGCGTGATGAGGCCGCAGACACCGATGGGTTCGCGTTCAATCGCGGTGCCGCCTTCAACCGTTTGGAAACGATAGCTGGACAGCAGGTCACGCGCGACACGCACGTGTTCGGCCGCCAGTGGAACTTGCATCGCCCGGGCGAAACCGATGGCTGCGCCCATTTCGAGAGAGAGGCCCTGGGCAAGCAGCTCTTTTCGTTCGAGGATCAGCTCGTAGAGCTTGCCAAGCACACGCGCACGCGCTGCTGTCGAGGAAGCAGACCAACCAGGAAATGCCGCACGCGCCGCAGCCACTGCCCGATCGACATCTTCGGTAGATCCGCGGGCGACCTGTGCAACAACCTCTTCACTTGCAGGATTGACCACCGGCAAACTGGCTGGGATCGCCGGGCAACACCAACGGCCGTTGATATAAAACATGAGAGAGGTTTGCGGATCAACGCCATGGCTATTCGAAGATTGCGTGGTCATCCAACTAGCTCCTTAGAGCGGTAATAGGCGCTGCGAACAAGCGCGTCGCTGTAGCCCCCCGTAAATGCTTGGGGCCGTGTCGTCTTAATAAGCTAACAAAACGGCCCTGCAAAATATGCCGTTGTTCGCGTCTGCAAGGGATATTCTGCTGTATCTGGCGGGCTTACTTTGCATTAATGCAACGGAGCCTTTTGCACCGTATAAAACGCTTGCGGCCCGCCGGGATCGCTAGCCGATTGCTTGGGTAACCAGAGCAAACTGGCTGACCCCGTCGATTGATTTCGGGGGCGCGCCCAGAACCATCCGCGGCGCTCTATCAACGCATGGCAGCCCCAGACGCTCCAGCCAGACGGCCAACCCACAATCGGCAAGAATGTCGAAGCGCACGAAGGCGCCAGGTATCAACCGCAGCAGGTGGGTAATCAGGTGTTGGGCTTGCTCCTGGCTCTTTGCAACAACCGGTCCAATGATATGGCCACGGCCAAAGCGACGCAGGAGGGCAATGCCTTGTAGTTCCCCATCCACGTCAATACCGACCACAGACTCGGCCATCGGGAGCAAATCATTGAGCACCGCTGTGCGGTCCAGGCCACTGCCCGCATTGGCCAATTCAATCAGCCGAGGGTAATCCGCAGGATGCAATGCACGACACTGCGAGCCCTTGATCAAAGGCATCTGCTCAGGCGCCTGTGGCACCCCTTGATGCTGCTGGATACGCGCGAAGTCGACGAACCCCATGCTTGCGTAGAGCGGTGCGCCCGACTCGGTGGCATTGAGAATCGGCGTGCGTGGTGCAGTGGCTGCCAAGCACAGGTTCATCAGTTGACGCCCGATCCCCTTTCCTTGGTGCTCATCACTCACGATCACCAGGCCGATGGACGAGTAAGCGCCTTGATGGCAAGTGAACGCGACACCCACCAACTGCCCTTTATGCTCGGCGACAAAGCCTTGCGATGTGCGCTGCACCATGGCCCAGTCTGCTTCTCGATGAGGCCATTTCAGGTGGGCCGAGAGCGCGTGTGCTGCGGGCATATCCGCCGCGGTAACAGCACGGTACCGATAGGTAGAGCCTGACGTTACGGACATGCAACCTCCTTGAAGTTGAGGATTTTGGGTCGGGCAGTCAGGGCGTTGTGGCACGCGACTCATATAAGTTTGCCTGTGTTGAGGAGGCTTGCCGATAACGGCATTTCGATCGCGCTGGGGTTCGTGAACCGGCGGATATCGAATGGGCTGATCAAGGTGCTGGTACTGCCGGTGCTGATCAGTTCGGCCATCACATCGCCGACGCCCGGGCCAAGCTGGAAACCATGACCACAGAAGCCGAACGCATAAAATAAGCCATCGACGGCCCC of Pseudomonas fluorescens contains these proteins:
- a CDS encoding aldehyde dehydrogenase family protein, with the protein product MTTQSSNSHGVDPQTSLMFYINGRWCCPAIPASLPVVNPASEEVVAQVARGSTEDVDRAVAAARAAFPGWSASSTAARARVLGKLYELILERKELLAQGLSLEMGAAIGFARAMQVPLAAEHVRVARDLLSSYRFQTVEGGTAIEREPIGVCGLITPWNWPLYQITAKVAPAIAAGCTVVLKPSELSPLSALLFAQLVHDAGLPPGVFNLVNGSGSEVGAAMAAHADIDMISITGSNRAGALVAQAAAPTVKRVTQELGGKSPNLLLPDADFAKAVPLGVMSAFRNVGQSCSAPTRMIVPKNRLAEVESLAAATANAIIVGDPQSEDTILGPIANEAQFNRVQAMIKLGLDEGAKLVCGGPGRVPGFEKGFFTRPTVFSEVDSAMRIAQEEIFGPVLCIIAYETVDEAVAIANDTIYGLGAHVQGQNLDLVRAVASRIRAGQVHLNYPAWNPMAPFGGYKRSGNGREYGVHGFEEYLETKAIIGFGEA
- a CDS encoding GNAT family N-acetyltransferase, with product MSVTSGSTYRYRAVTAADMPAAHALSAHLKWPHREADWAMVQRTSQGFVAEHKGQLVGVAFTCHQGAYSSIGLVIVSDEHQGKGIGRQLMNLCLAATAPRTPILNATESGAPLYASMGFVDFARIQQHQGVPQAPEQMPLIKGSQCRALHPADYPRLIELANAGSGLDRTAVLNDLLPMAESVVGIDVDGELQGIALLRRFGRGHIIGPVVAKSQEQAQHLITHLLRLIPGAFVRFDILADCGLAVWLERLGLPCVDRAPRMVLGAPPKSIDGVSQFALVTQAIG